The genome window ATATTTATAGTAAGTTTTATATTAACATATGGTGGTATAAGTTTATTTGTAGTTATGTTTGCAGTCATTCCACTTGCAAGAACTCTATTTAAAAAACTTGATATTTCTTGGAACCTTATTCAGATACCTCTTTGGCTTGGTATTGCTACAATTACTATGACTATAATTCCTGGAACACCAGCCATTCAAAATGTTATCCCTATTCAATACCTAAATACTTCTCTTACTGCAGCTACTATACCAAGTATCGCAGGTAGTATAGGTTGTGCTGTGTTTGGACTTATCTACATGAAATATGCTCTGAACAAAAGCCTTAGAAAAGGTGAAACTTATGCAACTTATACTTCAGAATTAGAAGAAGAATCTTTAGATAGAGAATTACCAGGATTTTTTGCAAGTATTTTTCCTCTATTAGCACTTGTAATTATAGCTATAACTGGAAGTACTTTTGGCTCAGAATTTATGAAAAAAAATGTAATTTACATAGCTTTAATAGTTGCAATTCTTTTATCTGCTCTTTTATTCCGTAAATTTTTGTCATCTAAAATTCAGACATTGAGTATAGGTGCTAGTGGTTCTATAGGTCCTATATTTGCTACATCTTCTGCTGTTGCATTTGGAGCGGTAATAATGGCTGCACCAGGTTTTAATGTATTTAGTAAACTTATAATGTCAATACCAGGTAGTCCACTTATAAGTCT of Clostridioides sp. ES-S-0054-01 contains these proteins:
- a CDS encoding GntP family permease — encoded protein: MSIIAPIGIIVGIIAIIYFSIKEIHITIAAPIATLIVVLLNKMDVVTSMLGADKNNYMGALGNYIMSYFAIFLLGSILAKFMEESGATVSIADFILNKFGSNHPYRVLVAIFIVSFILTYGGISLFVVMFAVIPLARTLFKKLDISWNLIQIPLWLGIATITMTIIPGTPAIQNVIPIQYLNTSLTAATIPSIAGSIGCAVFGLIYMKYALNKSLRKGETYATYTSELEEESLDRELPGFFASIFPLLALVIIAITGSTFGSEFMKKNVIYIALIVAILLSALLFRKFLSSKIQTLSIGASGSIGPIFATSSAVAFGAVIMAAPGFNVFSKLIMSIPGSPLISLTVLTSTMSAITGSSSGALGIVMPNFADYYLSTGLNPELIHRVATIASNILTIVPQSGVFLTFLSLSKLTHKTGFKETFIVVAVGSLIAEIIVITLGLLMY